Genomic DNA from Prunus persica cultivar Lovell chromosome G1, Prunus_persica_NCBIv2, whole genome shotgun sequence:
GAACTGGGACTCAACTAGGTTCAGGGTTAGATAGAACCACAAGTCCAATTGCCAGAGACTATTGGAAGAGAAGCAAGTTCTGCAGCAAGGCTTAACTATTTTATAAGAACCTACAAGTCAAAAATTAGTTGAAATTCTAAGTGTATAGTAAACTACCAGCAACTCCACAACAAAAACCATATTTGTCTAAATAAGCAAGTACTAAGTTATTTacattcattaaataaaatatgtaaaGTATACAGAGGCCCTTTGGAGAACTAGGTATGCATAAAGGCTAGATATGGCAAAGAATAGTAAATAAAAGCATGTAAAATCAACTTATATCTGTTGCAGCCAAGTTGGCCTTTTAAACCCCGCTGGCTACCGTAGTCACGTTAAACAATTGAATTCCGGTAGCGAATCaaaagttcaatttctttGCAAACTCTAATTAGACGATGACAACTCTGTAAACCTAACGCCAAGAAGCAGCCTGTCTAAGGCAAAGCTGATGCGAGTCCCATCCCCCGTCTGGTTCCCTTCTCTTCATGGGAGTAGCTGTCAATGCAACTTGCTGGAAAGATTTCATTTGTTCTTCCATTGTTGAGTTACTTAAAGGAATGCAGAGTTGTCTAGCAATGGTTCCTCTGCTTCCATTCTCCGGACAATTTGCACCAGCATTTAGATCAAAAGTTGGCCTTATGAAAGCAAAGTCGCTGGGGCTGGATCCATGAGGAACCTCCATAAGATGTGGGGCCCCAGAAAACATAGAAAGAGTACCAGAACCGAGAATTTGTGGGATCACGGTGGTTGCATGGGGATCTGTCATGTATGGCAGGGCAGGGGGTGGGTAAACTGTTGAGGATATGCTGTTGTTTGGGTCAAAGTAAAAACCATTATTATAGAGGAAGGCATGAGGGTATGATTGGGTAAAGCTTGCCTTGTGTTCCAGGGTAACTATCCTCTGCATTTGTTCGTTTGAGGGAAGCATATTGGTAGCAGCTACCAGAAAGGGTTTAGCATGATGACTATGACTAAATCCCTCCATTGAACTCAAATGCGGAGAACAGGACGACCTGAAACTTTTACAGTCTGATTGTCTTGAATTTTCCACAGAAGAAATTGCTGGATCATCAAAACCACCATTTGCCCGGGTGCCTTCACAGGGCCAGTAAGGATCAATGCATGCATCTGCAGAAATTGGGTTGTCGTTTAAATCAAAATCCCTAACAGAATGACTTGATAATGAAGCTGGTGGAGacaattgatggcagttttcatcattttcacTGACACAGTTGAGATCAATATCAAACATTCTTGCTTGTCTGGAACTCACTTCCACAGAAGACTCTTTTGTATAATTACTTGACAGTGCTGGGATAGATTTCTTTGGCAGCAACTCAACATCAAAATCAACACCAGCAGCAACATTGAGGTCAATCCCTTTAACATGTGAATAGTTTGAGCTGCCAATAGTATCATTAGTGGACAATGCCTTATTTCTACTGCAACTCTCAGAAAAAGAAGTACGTCGAAAAGCGCTAGTGGCGGATGAACCTCTCCAACCGCTCAGTTCCCCCGCGCTTTGAAATTGTGGCACAGGTAAGCATATTCCTGATTTGGCAGCCATGGGTATTGGCTTCGACACATTTTCACAGATAGATGCAGCTTCTTTGACTGACTTCTCAGTGTGTTCTACTTCATTTTCCAGGACATCTTCATTAAGATCAATTCCAAAAACATGACAAGTTTGGTCACCCGAACCTTCAGGTCTCATACATGGCTCCAGTTTCTGACAGCCGTCATTAATTCCCGGAACCATGTCGTGCAATGGCTCTTTCGCCTCCTCCAAACAAAACTGTTCCTTTTTTGTCAACATTTTTAGATCCACAGCCTCTTTAGCAGAAGAGAAACTAGCAGACTTATCTTGGTCATTGCACTGCTGCTGTATGGATCCAGCTTCTGTCAAGCATCCTTCTTTATCAGAGTCTGCCGAATCAGCATAGCTGAGATGAACCATCTCACTATTTCTCACTTCCATAGAAGAGGAGCTTCCAGAAGCCTCAGCCTCCTGCTCTACTTCTTTTGCAACTCTCCAAGCCACATCCAGTGCATCATCCAGGTCATAGGGAGTTTCTGCTCTATCAGGATTACAAATCTCTGCACCTTTCTTCTTAGGCAGATCAGATTTGAACTGATTAATATTCTCCACAGTCCCACAATTATCATCCGAAGTTAAATCCGGCACCTTGTCACTAGTCCTTGTTCTGTTGTTGTGAATAGGCTCTGAATGTTTAATCACATTGCACTGTTTTCCAGATGACAAGTTGGTAGTATCCAGTTCTAAACTTCTAAATGCAGGCTCTTCAATATTAAAGTCAGTACAAGTGGAAGTGTCTATGGCACTAAGTTTGACATTCTTACATGTCTTGTTATCAACTGACATTTCCTGACAACTGTCGCTAGAACAAGCTTGAAGAATGAGTTGGGtggagttggaagaagaagactcagATTTACATTGCTTATCGTGTAAGGATGTCTGAACTGCAGCCCTCAATTCACTTTCACCAATTTTTAGTGGATATCCATCAATTTTCCTATCTTCCAACTGATTAGTTTCAATGGGTTGTGCACTGTCCAAGCAACCATCACTGCTCATGGAACTTTTCTTTGTAGAAGCGTTTCCCTCCAGAAAAGGTGCAGAAACTTCAATGTTGGACTTTGCGGGGAAAATCCACAGAGGTACAGCACTGGATGCACCATTCACACAAGACTGTTGCTTCAAATTATAGTCATTATCCTTTGTACAATCAGTTGAAGAGACATGACCAATCCTTTCTCCTTCAGCAAGTTTTTCACTTTTACATCCATCAATTTCATGGTcagatatatgtatatgcttCTCTAATCCCACATTTGAGTCACTTAATGTCCCAAGAACATCAGATAAGCTCTTTTCCTTCCCTGAAAGACTTTGCCCTTCAGGACAACTGAGGTGCCCAACATTGTCTTCCATTTTACTTCCTCTCAGAATATGGTAGTCCACTGGTTTCTGATGATTACCTCCTAAACAGTATTCAGTGACATTAACAACCACGCAGAATATCAACGGAATGCCTTACAAAGTTCAATTTACCAAAATCTACAGGATGCCTTGAGCTAAAAAGCCAACACAAATTTAAGGATGATAAGTGACCAACCGAATGCTTAGAAGTTCATGATTCTTGTTGCTACATTATAGGCATCCATCCCACTCAAAAATATTTGAAGGCCTTTTGGTCATCAAACAGGAAAGTTCAGTTTTAATAACCAAAATATCAAGCTACAGGCAGTTGGATCTCCTGCAAGAATTAAGCTCCTCATGATTAGTAATCTCAATATATTAAGGATGAATAGTTTACCCAATGCAAAAGAATAAGATGGCTATCTCTCAAAGATTTAGATGGTTTAGAAACATTATAGTCCACTAGACAGAAACATTTAATATACATTTAAGTCACACTGGACCTACGAATTATCTGCTGCACAACTATCTACCTCATTCCATAGAAAATTCATTGGAacgaaagaaaatagaaaaacattgAATTGTCAAGCCACTTGGGTTGTACGAGATAATAAAATTCAAAGTGAAAGAAgcacaaaagaaaagcattTCCCTCATCCCAATCAAAGAAGCTCAATTTGGTTGCAGAGAAATGTATAAAGTCTCTTAATCAAGCTGTCATGGAAAGTAGCATAATGCCCTGAAGTCACCAAAATTTAAAAGGGCAAAATTATGAAACCCTGTACTATCCAAATCCAAGTAAACACAATTTAATTTAGTAGGACCCTGAATTCTCACCCAcccttttggtttttgtgGAACAGTTTAAAAATCCAATCTGGttagtgaaaacaaaaaaaacgtAGGAATATGAGCTCAAGTTTTCAACCCTGACAACAAATGGCTGGACTCCATGAAAATAAACCTTGCCTAAAAAAACCACTAGAATAGTATTTCCATGGTTTTCTAATCACTTCGCAATTTATAAGCAATCAAACAAAGACAACATGGGAAGGCAGGAAAATCAGCAGAAAAGCCCAAATGGAGCTTAAAATTGAgattcaaaaatgaaaatattgcaGACCCAGAAATGAACAGAGACCCAGAAATGCATTAGACCAACCAATACCTCCAAACAGAAAATTCTACAACAAAGCTCAAACAcagaaagaaatgaaagaaaaacaaataaagggTGAAGAATTGAGGAAGAAACGGACCTGTAAGACGAATCTCATGGTGGTGTTGGTGACGGAGGAATCAGTATTAGGGTTTGACAGAGCATACAAAGCAAGACACGCATAGAGACCCtcaaagctctctctctctctctctctctctctctctctcgagcTTCTGAGTTGAAGAAGCTACAAAAAGTTGGACCAACCAAACGGATCCTCCCCTTTTCTCTCCTCCAAAAGAGTGAGAAAGAAGCTGACATAGACCCAAAACGTAACACTCACTAGCATAACATAGCATaggaattataaaaatacaataaataaataaataaattataaaacagaaaataagaaaataatattggtttgttttgtttgacaGAGGGAGAAGGACGAGGGAGAGGGGGACAGTGAGACAGAGACAGGAGGATGATGTGATAGGCAGCTGGAGGAGGGGACCCACTCTGACTGCGCCTCCTTCTCTGACTCCGTGGGACCCACATGCTGGTGGGACCGGGCCCCGCACTCTCCTCCTCCTTGCTCATGGAATGCTTCTCCTGGGACCCACACGGTGGTGGTGTCACCAAAGTCTTCAGCGTTTCGGGGTCTACAGGGTCATTTTCaccattttttaaattttattattaatatatgaGTATTATATTAGTAGTGGACCCTACCACCAACCCTATTTATAGATCAtcattaaatttaattgtgttttattttcctCACTAGTGTACTAGTGTGGTGCATTTTGTGTATCATCCGTACGTTTGGGATTCTCGACTTGTGATCATTAATGaatgaattattattacattaATACTACCCgctaaacttttttttattcatgcaAATGCCAAATTTATTAAGTAGGGGGTAATTCTTGTTAAACACACAAGTTGCCAAACCttaagaaaagagaaattttTAGCAATGTCCTCGACATATAGATATTGTTCCACTTTGCCCTATCAActttcaatttggttttgagcccatttaatttttcaaaaactgtcaATGTGACCTCTTCTGTCAAGTTTGTTAATTCCTTCGTCAAGTTTAGAAGTTTTTCTATCCATTCAAGTTACGGTTGGCTTTACCCATCCTAATTGATTTGACCCATTATTCCTTTTAGACCccattttcatctttttttcttttcttttttaatgtcCATTAAAACATGAATGTCCCTTAATTTGACGAAGAAATTGACAAACTTGACGAAATGGGACATAGTAACCACCTTTGAAAGAATAAGGGGGctcaaaaccaaattgaaagTTTAGAGGGTAAAGTGGAATCAAGTCTATAGTTCACATAAAATTGCTAAACAAACCCTTAAAAAAAGTTTGCAGTCACATAATTTTTTAGCTTTCCCATTAtgttggattgaatttggattcaaattgaaTCTGGATCATCTGCTTTAATTCTTTTTGCCATAATTTACTTGACTTTTAtcctaaaaacaaaatctcaatttactccaaattttaaaaataagaaaaaacaaaagggaccCTAACCCAACTAACACGAAAGTTTACGTCCTtgagtctttttttttcctccttccTACCTCACGTTAtatcctctctcttttttctcctccttagtcttttttttcccttcttccaCACGTTctgtccttttttttcctccttatTACCTCTCTGCTCCCAAAAAATGGTTCTTTTCCCATATACATTGTTTGATGAGGGTGGTTGTAACTTGTAGAAAAAAAGGATTCCTCGAGAGCAAATGCATATACATGAAGCAGTAGTTTTTCTCTTAGACGAACATAGAGGTATGAATATATGGGCACTCGACATAgttaaaactcaaaatttaaacTCCATTACGATATCAAATATCATTAATAAGAAACTCAGTCACAAAAATGGATCAATATTAGCACAAGATCATGAGAACATGATACACAAAAAGATAGGTTTCTATTCAGACAAGGTTCATGAAGAATTTCTTTTATGCCTATTGAGAAACCATCCATATATCGTAtatcatctttctttttatagtcCAATTTTGCAAGAATacataaattcaaacattCATGGATTTAACATTTAATCCATATCATAAAAAACCATATATCATTAATCCATCTCactaaatttaataaaataagcaTAACTAATCAATCAACAAACTTTACAAAACAAAGCcgaaagaagggaaaaacaaaaagggacTCGGGACGCTAACTTTACGCTAGTTGGATTAGggttttctgttttcctttttttattagtagtaaattaaatttttatttttaagatgatatttcaacttttaaatttcttaaattaaattttaataagatAACATGTGAATGATAAAATTCAAGCAAATCATGATGTAGAGGACCAAAGCAGAGGGATTTGGACCGATCCCTCGGGTTGTCTTTATGCATCAAACAGAGGGGGCCTACATGGTGTAAGGTTGGGGCATGCCATTTTTGGGATATTTGTGGACAAGGACAAGTAACAAGTGAAACATTGCGTgtgcaaacaaataaaaaatttaattacaactcattaaaaaaaaaacaaattaattataaaataataattgttgTGATCTAGTAGTGTAGTGTGGTGTGGTGTGGTGTGATGGGGTGATGTGACATTGAATGGTGGATGAGGTTGTTGTCGATAAACACTTTGTTgatgttaaataaataaatcatttaTTTAGGGAAATTGAATGGGAGCCCTTctatataaataaagaaaaataattcagaatttagttaaaa
This window encodes:
- the LOC18791303 gene encoding uncharacterized protein LOC18791303; the protein is MEDNVGHLSCPEGQSLSGKEKSLSDVLGTLSDSNVGLEKHIHISDHEIDGCKSEKLAEGERIGHVSSTDCTKDNDYNLKQQSCVNGASSAVPLWIFPAKSNIEVSAPFLEGNASTKKSSMSSDGCLDSAQPIETNQLEDRKIDGYPLKIGESELRAAVQTSLHDKQCKSESSSSNSTQLILQACSSDSCQEMSVDNKTCKNVKLSAIDTSTCTDFNIEEPAFRSLELDTTNLSSGKQCNVIKHSEPIHNNRTRTSDKVPDLTSDDNCGTVENINQFKSDLPKKKGAEICNPDRAETPYDLDDALDVAWRVAKEVEQEAEASGSSSSMEVRNSEMVHLSYADSADSDKEGCLTEAGSIQQQCNDQDKSASFSSAKEAVDLKMLTKKEQFCLEEAKEPLHDMVPGINDGCQKLEPCMRPEGSGDQTCHVFGIDLNEDVLENEVEHTEKSVKEAASICENVSKPIPMAAKSGICLPVPQFQSAGELSGWRGSSATSAFRRTSFSESCSRNKALSTNDTIGSSNYSHVKGIDLNVAAGVDFDVELLPKKSIPALSSNYTKESSVEVSSRQARMFDIDLNCVSENDENCHQLSPPASLSSHSVRDFDLNDNPISADACIDPYWPCEGTRANGGFDDPAISSVENSRQSDCKSFRSSCSPHLSSMEGFSHSHHAKPFLVAATNMLPSNEQMQRIVTLEHKASFTQSYPHAFLYNNGFYFDPNNSISSTVYPPPALPYMTDPHATTVIPQILGSGTLSMFSGAPHLMEVPHGSSPSDFAFIRPTFDLNAGANCPENGSRGTIARQLCIPLSNSTMEEQMKSFQQVALTATPMKRREPDGGWDSHQLCLRQAASWR